The following DNA comes from Anopheles arabiensis isolate DONGOLA chromosome 3, AaraD3, whole genome shotgun sequence.
GGCTAGCGTTCATAATAAACGCCCATAATCGTTGGTTCTTACTTGGATCAAACTCTTCCTCACCATCGTCACTTGACGATGAGGAGTGGGGCTTTAACGATTCCTCATCAAAATCTTCCTCATCATAAGTTGGCACGTCGCCGCGGGCATACTGCGGTGCACTCTGGAgggggaaaagaaagcaattCACACAAATTATTTGATACGGGTATCACCTTATGTCGATAGATGTTAATTCAAACCtgcacaaccaccaccaatgcTAGGCACAGGAAGGCTAACACGAACAGCTTCGAAGCCATATTGCCGTTGACCGATTTGGGTTAAGAACGCAACTTGCACTTTGCCTTTGCTCTTGCTCTCGCGTTCTGCGGCGAACTGTGATTTCAAAGTCTAAGATTCTCGCGTTATATACTGCGCGTTAGTTCGCGATCGCGCTGAGTCAACAAATCGCGCACTGCTCGCGGTGATTGATGGAAGACAAATAGTGTTTCGCTTGTGCAGATTGCACTTTTATAAATACGGCGCGAAGTTGTTCCAACCGAGTTCTGTGCTGATAAGCGCACGTGTGTGTCGCGAACGAAAGTAAATAGTGATTCGCAACTACACACCCTTGCTGCTCCCGTGTTTGCGATCGGTTTGGAATTTTAGTACGAAAATAAGTGTTCTACGAAAGATTGCTTTTGTCTAAGCAATCGATTTGGAAGACACAACATCATCAGTGATTTCCCACCGCAAACGCAACCGCAACACACAATGAATCGATGTACCCGTGGCCAGTTACGGTGAATGCAAACAAGATGAtatttgttttcgatttcCAGATTCCTCGGACATTACGAAGAAAATTGCCCCCCGCATGGAAGCGACCCACGTGATGGAGGTAGCACAGTTGCTACTGTCGCTAATCCACTCCTGGGGACTCGATCCGCACCTGGACAAAGTGTGTGAAACGCAGCTCGGGCTGTTGCGTCCCATGGTGAGTAGCAAAGAGCCACATTCTCACACTCTGTGGA
Coding sequences within:
- the LOC120903283 gene encoding uncharacterized protein LOC120903283, which codes for MASKLFVLAFLCLALVVVVQSAPQYARGDVPTYDEEDFDEESLKPHSSSSSDDGEEEFDPSLLEEHADAPTARDPGRNPEFLRNSNTDEQASAPAASSSESDE